In Salinigranum marinum, one DNA window encodes the following:
- a CDS encoding halocyanin domain-containing protein: MNERTESATRRRVLRTGAALGIAVVAGCSGGGESGGGTDGSDGDGNAGGGDSSTAAYDDWLSDVPNYDGSVADRTGDDSVTVAVGAGNGLFFDPPAVRVTTGTTVVWEWTGQGGQHNVAEERRAFESELATTAGTTFERTFDEPGVVRYLCVPHQAVGMKGVVDVVDG, encoded by the coding sequence ATGAACGAGCGAACGGAGTCGGCGACCCGGCGTCGGGTGCTCCGGACGGGCGCGGCACTCGGCATCGCGGTCGTCGCCGGCTGTTCCGGCGGCGGCGAGAGTGGTGGCGGAACCGACGGATCCGACGGCGACGGCAACGCTGGCGGGGGCGACTCGTCGACCGCCGCGTACGACGACTGGCTCTCGGACGTGCCGAACTACGACGGCTCGGTCGCGGACCGCACGGGCGACGACAGCGTCACCGTCGCCGTCGGCGCGGGCAACGGGCTGTTCTTCGACCCACCCGCGGTCCGCGTGACGACGGGGACGACGGTCGTGTGGGAGTGGACCGGGCAGGGCGGGCAACACAACGTCGCGGAGGAGCGCCGCGCGTTCGAGTCCGAACTCGCGACGACGGCGGGGACGACGTTCGAGCGGACGTTCGACGAACCGGGCGTCGTGCGGTACCTCTGCGTGCCGCACCAGGCTGTCGGGATGAAAGGCGTCGTGGACGTCGTCGACGG